The following proteins come from a genomic window of Labeo rohita strain BAU-BD-2019 chromosome 25, IGBB_LRoh.1.0, whole genome shotgun sequence:
- the LOC127156701 gene encoding UDP-glucuronosyltransferase 2A3-like, which yields MHYSTLLGLFILLSALSSANAGKVLVVPVDGSHWINMKVLIVELHAKGHNLTVVRGSSSWYIEEQSPLYTSITLDTGELDKDFMDKFLPHLLKMQREGSSFWSQMAAVDEVYKRFTEIHQEICNMTATIFENETLMKSLKDAAYDLVLTDPAFGGGVLLAHRLGLPLVFNVRWTMYGEAHFDIAPSPLSYIPVTGLQLTDKMTFSQRVMNVLTYVMILYKSSKYFASPYQEFSQKYFGPNVDFFSLLQNADIWLMRNDFTFEFPRPTMPNIVYMGGFQCKPAKPLPDELEKFVQSSGEHGVIVMSLGTVFGQLLSEISDEIAAAFAQLPHRVIWRHTGPRPANLGNNTLIVDWLPQNDLLGHPQTKLFVAHGGTNGIQEAIYHGVPIVGLPLAFDQPDNLARMEAKGTAKIIHISTLDRTVFLEALKEVLHNPFYKENMQRLSKLHHDQPVKPLDRAVFWIEFVMRNRGAPHLRTQAYRMSWIEYHSIDVILTLTATLLIFTLVIAYIIRYFCLVLFRKKVKHE from the coding sequence ATGCATTATTCCACCCTTCTTGGTTTGTTCATCCTGTTGTCTGCTCTGTCAAGCGCTAATGCTGGGAAAGTTCTGGTCGTTCCGGTGGATGGAAGCCATTGGATCAATATGAAGGTCCTTATTGTGGAGTTACATGCAAAAGGTCACAATCTCACAGTAGTCCGAGGTTCTAGTAGCTGGTACATTGAGGAACAGTCTCCTCTCTACACCTCCATTACTTTAGACACTGGTGAACTTGATAAAGACTTCATGGACAAGTTTCTCCCTCACCTACTGAAAATGCAGAGAGAAGGTTCATCATTTTGGAGCCAAATGGCAGCTGTTGATGAAGTTTATAAGAGGTTTACAGAGATTCATCAGGAAATATGCAATATGACAGCTACAATTTTTGAAAACGAAACCTTGATGAAATCACTGAAAGATGCAGCATATGATCTTGTTCTTACGGATCCTGCTTTTGGAGGTGGAGTGTTACTGGCACATCGTCTTGGCCTCCCTCTTGTGTTTAATGTCCGCTGGACCATGTATGGAGAAGCCCATTTTGATATTGCTCCATCTCCTCTCTCATATATTCCTGTTACAGGGTTACAGCTAACTGACAAGATGACATTCAGTCAAAGAGTCATGAATGTGTTGACATATGTAAtgattctttataaaagttcCAAGTACTTTGCTTCTCCTTACCAAGAGTTCTCCCAGAAATATTTTGGCCCCAATGTTGATTTCTTCTCCCTCCTCCAGAATGCAGACATCTGGCTCATGAGAAATGATTTTACTTTTGAGTTTCCACGACCCACAATGCCAAACATTGTCTACATGGGTGGTTTCCAGTGCAAACCAGCTAAGCCACTTCCAGATGAACTTGAGAAGTTTGTGCAGAGCTCTGGAGAACATGGGGTGATCGTCATGTCCCTAGGAACTGTTTTTGGTCAACTTCTGAGTGAAATCAGTGATGAGATTGCTGCAGCTTTTGCTCAGTTGCCTCATAGGGTTATTTGGAGACATACAGGACCACGACCTGCTAATCTTGGTAACAATACCCTGATTGTTGACTGGCTTCCCCAGAATGACCTGCTTGGACATCCTCAAACTAAACTGTTCGTAGCACATGGAGGCACCAATGGAATTCAGGAAGCCATCTACCATGGGGTGCCTATTGTGGGCCTTCCTTTAGCTTTTGACCAACCTGACAATCTAGCCAGGATGGAAGCAAAAGGAACCgcaaaaattattcatatttcaaCTCTGGACAGGACTGTGTTTCTTGAGGCATTAAAGGAGGTTTTGCATAACCCATTTTACAAGGAGAACATGCAGAGATTGTCGAAGCTGCACCACGACCAGCCAGTGAAACCTCTTGATCGTGCTGTCTTCTGGATTGAGTTTGTCATGAGGAATAGAGGAGCTCCTCATTTGCGAACACAGGCTTACAGAATGTCCTGGATTGAGTACCACTCCATAGAtgttattttgactttaacGGCAACGCTTTTGATATTTACACTTGTGATTGCTTATATAATTAGATATTTTTGTCTGGTTTTATTTCGAAAGAAAGTAAAACATGAGTGA
- the LOC127156697 gene encoding UDP-glucuronosyltransferase 2C1-like, with translation MKMHFSTLLGLFILLSALSSSYAGKVLVVPVDGSHWINMKVLIVELHAKGHNITVVRGSSNLYIEEQSALYTSITVNTGELDKGFTEKFLPHLLKTQRQGRSFWSEMALADEVYRKLSEFHQKVCNMTAAIFENETLMKSLKDAAYDLVLTDPAFGGGVLLAHRLGLPLVLNVRWTMYGEAHFDIAPSPLSYIPVTGLQLTDKMTFSQRVKNLLTYIMALHTASKYFGSIYQEFSQKYFGPNVDFISILQNADIWLMRNDFTFEFPRPTMPNIVYMGGFQCKPAKPLPDDLEKFVQSSGDHGVIIMSLGSVFGQLLSEINDEIAAAFAQLPQKVIWRHTGPRPANLGNNTLIMDWLPQNDLLGHLQTKLFVAHGGTNGVQEAIYHGVPIVGIPLTFDQPDNLARMEAKGTAKVVDIATLDRTVFLEALKEVLHNPSYKENMQRLSKLHHDQPVKPLDQAIFWIEFVMRNRGAPHLRTQAYRMSWIEYHSIDVILTLTATLLIFAFVTAYVLRYLFRVCIKNKLKRE, from the coding sequence ATGAAGATGCATTTCTCCACGCTTCTTGGTTTGTTCATCTTGTTGTCTGCTCTGTCAAGCTCTTATGCTGGTAAAGTTCTGGTCGTTCCTGTGGATGGAAGCCACTGGATCAATATGAAGGTCCTTATTGTGGAGTTACATGCAAAGGGCCACAACATCACAGTAGTCCGAGGTTCTAGTAACTTGTATATTGAGGAACAGTCTGCTCTCTACACCTCTATTACTGTGAACACTGGTGAACTTGATAAAGGTTTCACAGAGAAGTTTCTCCCTCACCTACTAAAAACGCAGAGACAAGGCAGATCATTTTGGAGTGAAATGGCACTTGCTGATGAAGTTTATAGGAAGCTTTCAGAGTTTCATCAGAAAGTATGCAATATGACAGCTGccatttttgaaaatgagaccTTGATGAAATCACTGAAAGATGCAGCATATGATCTTGTTCTTACGGATCCTGCTTTTGGAGGTGGAGTGTTATTGGCACACCGTCTTGGCCTCCCTCTTGTGTTAAATGTCCGTTGGACGATGTATGGAGAAGCCCATTTTGATATTGCTCCATCTCCCCTCTCATATATACCTGTTACAGGGTTACAGCTAACTGACAAGATGACATTCAGTCAGAGAGTAAAGAACTTGTTGACATATATAATGGCTCTTCATACAGCTTCCAAGTACTTTGGTTCTATTTACCAAGAGTTCTCCCAGAAATATTTTGGACCTAATGTTGATTTCATCTCCATTCTCCAGAATGCAGATATCTGGCTCATGAGAAATGATTTCACTTTTGAGTTTCCACGACCCACAATGCCAAACATTGTCTACATGGGTGGCTTCCAGTGTAAACCCGCCAAGCCACTTCCAGATGACCTTGAGAAGTTTGTGCAGAGTTCTGGAGACCACGGAGTGATCATCATGTCTTTAGGAAGTGTTTTTGGTCAACTTCTGAGTGAAATCAATGATGAGATTGCTGCAGCTTTTGCCCAGCTACCCCAAAAGGTTATTTGGAGACACACAGGACCACGACCTGCCAATCTTGGTAATAATACTCTGATTATGGACTGGCTCCCACAGAATGACCTGCTTGGCCATCTTCAAACTAAACTGTTCGTAGCACATGGAGGCACCAATGGAGTTCAGGAAGCCATCTACCATGGGGTGCCTATTGTGGGCATTCCTTTAACTTTTGACCAACCTGACAATCTCGCCAGGATGGAAGCAAAGGGAACAGCAAAAGTTGTAGATATTGCAACTCTGGACAGGACTGTGTTTCTAGAAGCATTAAAGGAGGTTTTGCATAACCCGTCTTACAAGGAGAACATGCAGAGACTGTCCAAGCTGCACCATGACCAGCCGGTGAAACCTCTTGATCAAGCTATCTTCTGGATTGAGTTTGTCATGAGGAATAGAGGAGCTCCTCATTTGCGAACACAAGCTTACAGAATGTCCTGGATTGAGTACCACTCCATAGAtgttattttgactttaacagcaacacttctcatttttgcatttgtcaCTGCATATGTACTTAGATATCTTTTTAGAGTttgtatcaaaaataaattaaaacgtGAGTGA
- the nptna gene encoding neuroplastin a isoform X1 yields MSYAGNPLVILVGVLMLHSGSAQNEPSIESTDHMILPIGYHIPPITLQCNLTASQSIHRESYWMKNGEEISDTRSENKNTEYKLMKPRPEDSGEYMCVYTFDTAPSANATIEVKAAPDITGHKRSENKNEGEKAVLYCKSVGYPYPMWTWRKLDNGVGVDIDNSSGRFFTSSKDGYSELSIINLDIISDPGEYECNATNIIGTNSMTSVLRVRSHLAPLWPLLGVLAEIIILVLIIVIYEKRKKPDDVPDDDEPAGPMKTNSTNNHKDKNLRQRNTN; encoded by the exons ATGTCTTACGCGGGGAACCCGTTGGTGATATTAGTCGGAGTCTTGATGCTGCATTCGGGCTCCGCTCAGAACG AACCATCGATTGAGTCAACGGATCACATGATTCTACCCATTGGTTACCACATCCCACCAATCACGCTTCAGTGCAACCTAACAGCTTCTCAAAGCATCCACCGTGAGAGCTATTGGATGAAGAACGGGGAGGAGATCTCTGACACCAGgagtgaaaacaaaaacacagaatacAA ACTTATGAAACCAAGGCCAGAGGATTCGGGcgagtatatgtgtgtgtacacattcGATACGGCCCCTTCAGCAAATGCCACCATTGAGGTAAAAG CTGCACCAGACATCACAGGGCACAAGCGCAGCGAGAATAAGAATGAGGGTGAAAAAGCTGTCCTCTACTGCAAATCCGTGGGTTATCCTTATCCCATGTGGACCTGGCGTAAACTTGATAACGGCGTCGGTGTG GATATTGACAACTCCTCTGGCCGCTTCTTCACCAGCAGCAAGGACGGTTACTCCGAGCTGTCCATCATCAACCTAGACATCATCTCCGACCCCGGAGAGTACGAGTGCAACGCCACCAACATCATCGGCACCAACTCCATGACATCGGTTCTGCGCGTCAGGAGCCACCTGGCCCCCCTGTGGCCCCTCCTGGGGGTCCTCGCTGAGATCATCATCCTGGTGCTGATCATCGTCATCTACGAGAAGCGCAAGAAGCCTGATGATGTTCCTGACG
- the ugt5a5 gene encoding UDP glucuronosyltransferase 5 family, polypeptide A5: MRYLTATLIAFLSILPQVFGGKILVYPLDGSHWVNMKILIEELHTRGHYVTVLRASNSWYIKEKSPFYTSITVYNTGGIGEELLDAFAKEILVIRREKLSFWNHLTLSTKVGTVFEEMHRNQLVLMGKIFENKDLMASLQTAKYDLVLTDPAFGGGVFLAHRLGLPVVLNVRWTMHGEAHYEIAPSPLSFVPVPGLQLTDKMTFGQRIKNVMGYMFSLYHRARFVSSHYQSFCNKYFGSEIKFESLLRDADIWLMRNDFTFEFPRPTMPNIVYMGGFQCKPAKPLPADLDEFVTSSGDHGLIIMSLGTLFSHLPQDITEEIAAAFARLPQKVIWRHTGPRPVNIGNNTLLVDWLPQNDLLGHPQTKVFITHGGTNGIQEAIYHGVPILGLPIVFDQPDNLSRMKVRGTAKLVDISELDRTIFVQVLEEVLYNSSYRENMQRLSKLHHDQPMKPLDRAVFWIEFVMRNGGASHLRTQSFRMSWIEYYCIDVVLTLLMIVVLFCFMIYSIIKCLCCKVVFKKKIKAE, encoded by the coding sequence ATGCGTTACCTTACTGCCACTTTGATAGCATTCTTGAGCATATTACCTCAAGTGTTTGGAGGTAAAATATTGGTTTATCCATTGGATGGAAGTCACTGGGTGAACATGAAGATCCTGATTGAGGAATTACACACAAGAGGTCACTACGTGACCGTGCTTAGAGCCTCAAACAGCTGGTATATCAAGGAAAAGTCTCCTTTTTACACCTCCATCACTGTTTATAATACTGGTGGCATTGGAGAGGAGCTGCTTGATGCATTTGCAAAAGAAATCTTGGTCATTAGAAGAGAGAAACTGTCTTTTTGGAACCACCTCACACTGTCCACAAAGGTTGGAACGGTATTTGAAGAGATGCATCGCAATCAACTTGTCTTAATGGGGAAAATCTTTGAAAATAAAGACTTGATGGCTTCCCTTCAGACTGCAAAATATGACCTAGTTCTGACAGATCCAGCTTTTGGAGGTGGAGTTTTCCTGGCACACCGTCTTGGTCTTCCTGTTGTGCTAAATGTCCGTTGGACGATGCATGGAGAAGCACATTACGAAATAGCTCCTTCACCACTATCATTTGTTCCTGTACCAGGACTACAACTGACAGATAAGATGACGTTTGGTCAACGTATAAAGAATGTAATGGGATACATGTTTTCGTTGTATCACAGAGCCAGGTTTGTCTCCTCACACTACCAGTCCTTCTGCAATAAATACTTTGGATCAGAAATTAAATTCGAATCCCTCCTTCGGGATGCAGACATCTGGCTCATGCGAAACGACTTCACGTTTGAGTTTCCACGACCAACAATGCCCAACATCGTCTATATGGGCGGCTTCCAGTGTAAACCCGCCAAGCCGCTTCCGGCTGATCTTGATGAGTTTGTGACGAGCTCTGGAGATCATGGACTCATTATCATGTCTCTAGGTACTCTTTTTAGCCATCTTCCACAAGACATCACAGAGGAAATTGCTGCCGCTTTTGCCAGATTGCCTCAAAAAGTCATTTGGAGACACACCGGACCTCGACCGGTTAATATTGGTAATAATACATTACTTGTGGACTGGTTACCTCAGAATGACCTGCTTGGACATCCTCAAACTAAAGTGTTTATAACACACGGAGGCACTAATGGCATCCAAGAGGCCATTTATCATGGGGTGCCCATTTTGGGTCTACCTATAGTATTTGATCAACCTGACAATCTTTCTAGAATGAAAGTTCGAGGCACAGCTAAACTTGTGGATATTTCGGAGCTGGACAGGACGATATTTGTCCAGGTGCTGGAGGAAGTGCTGTACAACTCATCTTACAGGGAGAACATGCAGAGACTGTCCAAGCTGCACCACGACCAGCCAATGAAACCTCTTGATCGTGCTGTCTTCTGGATTGAGTTTGTCATGAGGAATGGAGGAGCTTCTCATTTACGAACACAGTCTTTCAGAATGTCCTGGATTGAGTACTACTGCATAGATGTTGTTTTGACTTTGCTGATGAtagttgtattgttttgtttcatgatTTACTCCATCATAAAATGTCTGTGTTGTAAAGTAGTGTTTAAGAAGAAAATTAAAGCTGAGTGA
- the ugt5a1 gene encoding UDP glucuronosyltransferase 5 family, polypeptide A1, whose protein sequence is MHLSATLGLLSLLCALSGTDGGKVLVFPLDGSHWVNMKVLIEELHRKGHNVTVVRASNSWYIKEESPLYNSITIPNVGGFDEKFFSLLIGRLLKIRRDGSSIWNRLQLEYEIIMQFKGMHEDMLQMLEGMTEDKEIMKSIQDAKYDVVLADPASGGGAIFAHMFNIPLVFNVRWTIHGEGHFAIAPSPLSYIPVPGGELTDKMSFFQRVRNVLTYLFTRFQVAVVADPIYTPFCLKLFGPGVNYFSLFQNADIWLMRNDFTFEFPRPTMPNIVYMGGFQCKPAKPLPADLEDFVQSSGEHGVIVMSLGTLISQLPQDVTDDIAGAFAQLPQKVIWRYTGSRPATLGNNTLLVDWLPQNDLLGHPQTKVFVAHGGTNGVQEAIYHGVPILGLPLVFDQPDNLFRMEAKGTAKIVDIATLDRTVFLEALKEVLHNPSYRENMQRLSRLHHDQPMKPLDQAIFWIEYVMRNRGAPHLRTESFRMSWIQYYSIDVILTLMATLFIFAFLFVYAIRYLFRVLFKKKVKRA, encoded by the coding sequence ATGCACCTTTCGGCAACTCTCGGTTTGTTGTCGCTTTTATGCGCATTATCTGGAACAGATGGCGGTAAAGTTCTGGTGTTTCCACTAGATGGAAGTCACTGGGTCAACATGAAGGTCCTGATTGAGGAACTGCATCGCAAGGGTCACAACGTGACGGTGGTTAGAGCCTCCAACAGTTGGTATATCAAGGAAGAGTCTCCCTTGTACAATTCCATCACCATCCCAAACGTAGGAGGATTTGATGAGAAGTTTTTTAGCTTATTGATTGGCCGTCTCTTGAAGATAAGAAGAGATGGGTCTTCCATTTGGAACCGCCTTCAGCTAGAGTACGAAATCATCATGCAGTTTAAAGGCATGCATGAAGATATGTTGCAGATGTTGGAGGGAATGACAGAGGacaaagaaattatgaaatCCATCCAAGATGCTAAGTATGATGTGGTGCTAGCAGACCCAGCTTCTGGAGGTGGTGCAATTTTTGCTCACATGTTTAATATTCCTTTGGTTTTCAATGTTCGATGGACGATTCACGGAGAGGGACATTTCGCCATTGCTCCTTCCCCTCTGTCTTATATTCCTGTCCCAGGAGGAGAGTTAACAGACAAGATGTCATTTTTCCAACGTGTCAGAAATGTTTTGACTTACTTATTCACCCGGTTTCAGGTTGCAGTTGTCGCTGACCCCATCTATACTCCTTTCTGTCTCAAACTTTTTGGCCCCGGTGTTAATTACTTCTCCCTTTTCCAGAATGCAGACATCTGGCTCATGAGAAATGACTTTACCTTTGAGTTTCCACGACCCACAATGCCCAATATCGTCTATATGGGCGGCTTCCAGTGTAAACCCGCCAAGCCGCTTCCAGCTGATCTTGAGGACTTTGTGCAAAGCTCAGGAGAGCATGGGGTCATCGTTATGTCTTTAGGCACCCTTATTTCCCAGCTTCCACAAGATGTCACAGATGACATAGCAGGAGCTTTTGCTCAGCTTCCTCAAAAAGTGATTTGGAGATATACAGGATCTCGACCTGCGACTCTTGGTAACAACACCTTACTTGTAGACTGGCTCCCCCAGAATGACCTGCTTGGACATCCACAGACTAAAGTGTTTGTAGCACATGGAGGAACCAATGGAGTTCAGGAAGCCATCTACCATGGGGTTCCCATTTTAGGTCTACCTTTAGTATTTGATCAGCCTGACAATCTTTTCCGAATGGAAGCAAAGGGAACAGCAAAGATTGTAGATATTGCAACTTTGGACAGGACTGTGTTTCTTGAGGCATTAAAGGAGGTTTTGCATAACCCATCTTACAGGGAGAACATGCAAAGACTGTCCAGGCTGCACCACGATCAGCCAATGAAACCTCTTGATCAAGCTATCTTCTGGATTGAGTATGTCATGAGAAATAGAGGAGCTCCTCATTTGCGAACAGAGTCTTTTAGAATGTCTTGGATTCAGTACTACTCTATAGAtgttattttgactttaatggCGACActtttcatatttgcatttttgtttgtatatgccATTCGATATCTTTTTAGAgttttattcaaaaagaaagtaaaacgtGCATGA
- the LOC127156698 gene encoding UDP-glucuronosyltransferase 2A3-like, with translation MEMHQSTLLGLFVLFSALSGSYCGKVLVVPADGSHWINMKVLIVELHSKGHNITVIRGSNSWYIEEESPYYTSITVDIGEFDSDFWLTLLPKLLQTKRYGESFWSEIEVAQEIFSRFSDVHQQVCNMTAMMFENEILMNSLEDSKYDVVFTDPTFGAGVLLAHRLGLPLVFNVRWTMYGEGHFIVAPSPLSYIPVPALQLTDKMTFSQRVMNVVVYMMFIYQNPKTFGYHYQEFSQKYFGPDVDFFSLLQNADIWLMRNDFTFEFPRPTMPNIVYMGGFQCKPAKPLPDDLEKFVQSSGDHGVIIMSLGSVFGQLLSEINDEIAAAFAQLPQKVIWRHTGPQPANLGNNTMIVDWLPQNDLLGHPQTKLFVAHGGTNGVQEAIYHGVPIVGLPLAFDQPDNLARMEAKGTAKIIHISTLDRTVFLEALKEVLHNPFYKENMQRLSKLHHDQPVKPLDLAIFWIEFVMRNKGAPHLRTQAYRMSWIEYHSIDVILTLTATLLIFAFVTAYVIRYLFRVCIKYKLKRE, from the coding sequence ATGGAGATGCATCAATCCACGCTTCTCggtttgtttgttctgttctCTGCTCTATCAGGATCCTATTGTGGTAAAGTTCTGGTCGTCCCTGCGGATGGAAGCCACTGGATCAATATGAAAGTCCTTATTGTGGAGTTACATTCAAAAGGTCACAATATCACAGTGATCAGAGGCTCAAATAGCTGGTATATTGAAGAGGAGTCTCCTTACTACACTTCCATTACTGTAGACATTGGTGAATTTGACAGTGACTTTTGGCTGACGTTGCTTCCCAAGTTACTGCAAACCAAGAGATACGGAGAATCATTTTGGTCTGAAATAGAAGTCGCTCAGGAGATTTTTAGCAGGTTTTCAGATGTTCATCAGCAAGTGTGCAATATGACAGCCATGATGTTTGAAAATGAGATCTTGATGAATTCACTGGAGGACAGTAAATATGATGTTGTTTTTACGGATCCTACTTTTGGAGCTGGAGTGTTATTGGCACACCGTCTTGGCCTCCCTCTTGTGTTTAATGTCCGCTGGACTATGTATGGAGAAGGTCACTTTATTGTAGCTCCATCTCCTCTTTCATATATACCTGTACCAGCATTACAACTAACTGACAAAATGACATTCAGTCAAAGAGTCATGAATGTGGTGGTTTATATGATGTTTATCTATCAAAATCCAAAAACCTTTGGTTATCATTACCAAGAATTCTCCCAGAAGTATTTTGGGCCCGATGTTGATTTCTTCTCCCTCCTTCAGAATGCAGATATCTGGCTCATGAGAAATGATTTCACTTTTGAGTTTCCACGACCCACAATGCCAAACATTGTCTACATGGGTGGCTTCCAGTGTAAACCCGCCAAGCCACTTCCAGATGACCTTGAGAAGTTTGTGCAGAGTTCTGGAGACCACGGAGTGATCATCATGTCTTTAGGAAGTGTTTTTGGTCAACTTCTGAGTGAAATCAATGATGAGATTGCTGCAGCTTTTGCTCAACTGCCTCAGAAAGTAATTTGGAGACACACAGGACCACAACCTGCCAATCTTGGTAATAATACTATGATTGTCGACTGGCTCCCCCAGAATGACTTGCTTGGACATCCTCAAACTAAACTGTTTGTAGCACATGGAGGCACCAATGGAGTTCAGGAAGCCATCTACCATGGGGTGCCTATTGTGGGCCTTCCTTTGGCTTTTGACCAACCTGACAATCTAGCCAGGATGGAAGCAAAAGGAACCgcaaaaattattcatatttcaaCTCTGGACAGGACTGTGTTTCTTGAGGCATTAAAGGAGGTTTTGCATAACCCATTTTACAAGGAGAACATGCAGAGATTGTCGAAGCTGCACCACGACCAGCCAGTGAAACCTCTTGATCTTGCTATCTTCTGGATTGAGTTTGTCATGAGGAATAAAGGAGCTCCTCATTTGCGAACACAAGCTTACAGAATGTCCTGGATTGAGTACCACTCCATAGATGTTATTCTGACTTTAACGGCGACACTTctcatttttgcatttgtcaCTGCATATGTAATTAGATATCTTTTTAGAGTATgtatcaaatataaattaaaacgtGAGTGA
- the nptna gene encoding neuroplastin a isoform X2: protein MSYAGNPLVILVGVLMLHSGSAQNEPSIESTDHMILPIGYHIPPITLQCNLTASQSIHRESYWMKNGEEISDTRSENKNTEYKLMKPRPEDSGEYMCVYTFDTAPSANATIEVKAAPDITGHKRSENKNEGEKAVLYCKSVGYPYPMWTWRKLDNGVGVDIDNSSGRFFTSSKDGYSELSIINLDIISDPGEYECNATNIIGTNSMTSVLRVRSHLAPLWPLLGVLAEIIILVLIIVIYEKRKKPDDVPDAGPMKTNSTNNHKDKNLRQRNTN, encoded by the exons ATGTCTTACGCGGGGAACCCGTTGGTGATATTAGTCGGAGTCTTGATGCTGCATTCGGGCTCCGCTCAGAACG AACCATCGATTGAGTCAACGGATCACATGATTCTACCCATTGGTTACCACATCCCACCAATCACGCTTCAGTGCAACCTAACAGCTTCTCAAAGCATCCACCGTGAGAGCTATTGGATGAAGAACGGGGAGGAGATCTCTGACACCAGgagtgaaaacaaaaacacagaatacAA ACTTATGAAACCAAGGCCAGAGGATTCGGGcgagtatatgtgtgtgtacacattcGATACGGCCCCTTCAGCAAATGCCACCATTGAGGTAAAAG CTGCACCAGACATCACAGGGCACAAGCGCAGCGAGAATAAGAATGAGGGTGAAAAAGCTGTCCTCTACTGCAAATCCGTGGGTTATCCTTATCCCATGTGGACCTGGCGTAAACTTGATAACGGCGTCGGTGTG GATATTGACAACTCCTCTGGCCGCTTCTTCACCAGCAGCAAGGACGGTTACTCCGAGCTGTCCATCATCAACCTAGACATCATCTCCGACCCCGGAGAGTACGAGTGCAACGCCACCAACATCATCGGCACCAACTCCATGACATCGGTTCTGCGCGTCAGGAGCCACCTGGCCCCCCTGTGGCCCCTCCTGGGGGTCCTCGCTGAGATCATCATCCTGGTGCTGATCATCGTCATCTACGAGAAGCGCAAGAAGCCTGATGATGTTCCTGACG